A stretch of the Streptomyces ortus genome encodes the following:
- a CDS encoding M6 family metalloprotease domain-containing protein: protein MQPSSRRIRPRRRTAALVSVTALTLAVSTSAGSGHPTAGSTSAAGPVAPAAGTSPLGPCMISGSTGVQMSEGIPTPTGYARSTGTVRALNLMVDFSDAPGQGRALDRFGEFFPQTTDWFRTSSYGRLDYRPQAPIGDWLRMPKPFKEYGIERGAPFDPGYRELVQDIVSTADPKVNFQDYDLLNVLITPNAGPSALDTVLSVTFAGNTEAPVADGVPVANASFVYSRQDDGSGTYTETGYRVLPHENGHVFGLPDLYTQDGGGAVGHWDIMSEDWGADNDLLGWHKWKLGWLDDSQVSCAASPGTTEHVLTPLTERGGGGKLLFVPVDAKTGYAVELRTQAGNDEAVCKTGVLIYKVNADVDTGHGPISVVDSTKDSGGCTRSPNVHAELSDAPFSPGQYFKDLDSGIRVTIAGKDPKGNHRVYVTRGP from the coding sequence ATGCAGCCGTCCAGCCGCCGGATACGCCCGCGCCGCCGCACCGCAGCCCTCGTCTCGGTCACCGCCCTCACGCTGGCGGTCAGCACCTCCGCGGGGTCCGGGCATCCGACGGCCGGCTCGACCTCGGCGGCGGGCCCGGTGGCACCGGCGGCCGGCACCTCCCCGCTCGGTCCCTGCATGATCAGCGGCTCGACGGGCGTGCAGATGTCGGAGGGCATCCCCACCCCCACGGGTTACGCCCGCTCCACCGGCACCGTCCGCGCCCTCAACCTGATGGTCGACTTCTCCGACGCGCCCGGCCAGGGCAGGGCGCTCGACCGCTTCGGCGAGTTCTTCCCGCAGACCACCGACTGGTTCCGCACCAGTTCGTACGGCCGTCTCGACTACCGTCCGCAGGCCCCGATAGGCGACTGGCTGCGTATGCCCAAGCCCTTCAAGGAGTACGGGATAGAACGCGGCGCCCCCTTCGATCCCGGGTACCGCGAGCTGGTGCAGGACATCGTGAGCACCGCCGACCCGAAGGTGAACTTCCAGGACTACGACCTGCTGAACGTGCTGATCACCCCGAACGCCGGCCCCTCCGCCCTGGACACCGTCCTCTCCGTCACCTTCGCGGGCAACACCGAGGCGCCGGTCGCGGACGGGGTGCCCGTCGCCAACGCGTCGTTCGTCTACAGCCGTCAGGACGACGGTTCCGGCACGTACACCGAGACCGGTTACCGCGTACTCCCCCACGAGAACGGGCATGTCTTCGGGCTGCCCGACCTCTACACCCAGGACGGCGGCGGCGCGGTCGGGCACTGGGACATCATGAGCGAGGACTGGGGGGCCGACAACGACCTGCTGGGCTGGCACAAGTGGAAACTCGGCTGGCTCGACGACTCCCAGGTCAGCTGCGCGGCCTCGCCCGGGACGACCGAGCATGTGCTGACCCCGCTGACCGAGCGCGGCGGCGGCGGCAAACTGCTCTTCGTGCCGGTCGACGCGAAGACGGGGTACGCGGTCGAGCTGCGCACGCAGGCGGGCAACGACGAGGCGGTCTGCAAGACGGGCGTACTGATCTACAAGGTGAACGCGGACGTCGACACCGGCCACGGCCCGATCTCGGTCGTCGACTCCACGAAGGACAGCGGCGGCTGCACCCGCAGCCCCAACGTCCACGCCGAACTCTCCGACGCCCCCTTCTCCCCCGGCCAGTACTTCAAGGACCTGGACTCCGGCATCCGCGTCACCATCGCGGGCAAGGACCCCAAGGGCAACCACCGCGTATACGTAACCCGAGGCCCCTGA
- a CDS encoding TetR/AcrR family transcriptional regulator gives METATVAQRKVPRPRADALRNRERIVAAAREMFVEFGAEVPLDEIARRAGIGNATLYRNFPDRAALQREVVCSVMDRVSEQVEQMLAETGDAFEALSRFVHASADERIGALCPMLSATFDANHPDLVASRVRVEELIETLMERARLAGQLRPDVAVGDLMVALTQLTRPLPGTACPNMDRFVHRHLQLFLDGLRAPARSELPGAAATMEDLRRA, from the coding sequence GTGGAGACCGCAACCGTCGCTCAGCGCAAGGTGCCCCGCCCGAGGGCCGATGCTCTGCGCAACCGGGAGCGGATCGTCGCCGCCGCACGGGAGATGTTCGTCGAGTTCGGTGCCGAGGTGCCGCTCGACGAGATCGCCCGCCGCGCGGGTATCGGCAACGCCACGCTGTACCGCAACTTCCCGGACCGGGCGGCCCTCCAGCGCGAGGTCGTCTGCTCGGTCATGGACCGCGTCTCGGAACAGGTCGAGCAGATGCTCGCCGAGACCGGTGACGCCTTCGAGGCGCTGTCACGGTTCGTGCACGCTTCGGCCGACGAGCGGATCGGCGCCCTGTGCCCGATGCTCTCCGCGACCTTCGACGCGAACCACCCCGACCTGGTCGCCTCGCGCGTACGGGTCGAGGAGTTGATCGAGACGCTCATGGAACGCGCCCGCCTGGCGGGCCAGCTCCGCCCCGACGTCGCCGTCGGGGACCTCATGGTCGCCCTCACCCAGCTCACCCGGCCCCTGCCGGGCACCGCGTGCCCGAACATGGACCGCTTCGTCCACCGCCACCTGCAACTGTTCCTGGACGGGCTACGGGCGCCCGCCCGCTCCGAACTGCCGGGTGCGGCCGCGACCATGGAGGATCTCCGCCGAGCATGA
- a CDS encoding helix-turn-helix transcriptional regulator → MSTDTPARLLQLLSLLQTPREWPGGELSERLGVSRRTVRRDVDRLRELGYPVQATKGADGGYRLVAGKAMPPLVLDDEEAVAIAVGLRAGAGHAVEGVDEASVRALAKLEQVLPSRLRHRVSTLQAATTLLTTGDGAGIAPETLTTMASTIAGQEQLRFAYRAGDGAESRRRTEPYRLVSTGRRWYLVAYDLGREDWRTFRVDRVSEPFATGARFTQRELPTGDAAEYLRQSMYRRQETYEVDVTFVASADFITARLPAWLGAPEPIDDRRCRLRASTGDAVEWMAVRLAMVDCEFTVHAPAELVACVRDLGGRLSRAVAG, encoded by the coding sequence ATGAGTACGGATACTCCGGCACGGCTGTTGCAGTTGCTGTCGCTTCTGCAGACTCCTCGGGAGTGGCCCGGTGGGGAGTTGTCCGAGCGGCTCGGGGTGTCCCGGCGGACCGTGCGGCGCGATGTCGACCGGCTGCGGGAGCTGGGGTATCCGGTGCAGGCGACGAAGGGCGCGGACGGCGGCTACCGGCTCGTCGCCGGTAAGGCCATGCCTCCGCTCGTCCTCGACGACGAGGAGGCGGTGGCGATAGCGGTCGGTCTGCGGGCCGGTGCGGGGCACGCCGTCGAGGGTGTCGACGAGGCCTCGGTCCGGGCGCTGGCCAAGCTCGAACAGGTCCTGCCGAGCCGGCTGCGCCACCGCGTCTCCACCCTGCAGGCCGCCACCACACTCCTGACGACGGGCGACGGCGCCGGCATCGCGCCCGAGACGCTGACCACCATGGCGTCCACGATCGCGGGGCAGGAGCAGTTGCGGTTCGCGTACCGCGCGGGGGACGGGGCGGAGAGCAGGCGGCGGACGGAGCCGTACCGGCTCGTGTCGACCGGGCGCCGCTGGTATCTCGTCGCGTACGACCTCGGCCGCGAGGACTGGCGTACGTTCCGGGTCGACCGGGTCTCCGAACCCTTCGCGACCGGGGCCCGTTTCACGCAGCGCGAGCTGCCGACGGGGGACGCGGCCGAGTATCTGCGGCAGTCGATGTACCGGCGGCAGGAGACGTACGAGGTCGACGTGACGTTCGTGGCGTCGGCGGACTTCATCACGGCGCGGCTGCCCGCGTGGCTGGGGGCGCCCGAGCCGATCGACGACCGGCGGTGCCGGTTGCGGGCCTCGACGGGGGACGCGGTGGAGTGGATGGCCGTACGGCTGGCGATGGTGGACTGTGAGTTCACCGTGCACGCGCCGGCGGAACTCGTGGCCTGCGTGCGGGACTTGGGGGGACGGCTCAGCCGGGCCGTCGCGGGCTGA
- the pfkB gene encoding 1-phosphofructokinase: MILTVTPNPSLDRTYEVPSLDRGEVIRATGERMDPGGKGVNVSRAVAAAGRRTVAVLPLGGAPGALVADLLDAQGIEVAPVPVAGATRSNIALAEADGVLTKINAPGPELTAAEQESLLETVREQSRDADWIACCGSLPRGLAPSWYAELVARAHRAGTRIALDTSGPALLAALRERPDVVKPNVEELAEAVGRPLTTVGDAVKAAEELRELGARAVLASLGADGQLLVAEDGTWFASARVDVVRSNVGAGDSSLAGFLIAGGSGPGALASAVAHGAAAVQLPGSVMPGPANLDPDAVTVTAEIPSDRVLTEPAS; this comes from the coding sequence ATGATCCTCACCGTCACCCCGAACCCGTCCCTCGACCGGACGTACGAGGTCCCCTCGCTCGACCGCGGCGAGGTCATCCGGGCCACCGGCGAACGCATGGATCCGGGCGGCAAGGGCGTCAACGTCTCGCGGGCGGTCGCCGCGGCCGGCCGGCGCACCGTCGCGGTCCTGCCGCTCGGCGGCGCCCCCGGCGCACTCGTCGCCGACCTGCTCGACGCCCAGGGCATCGAGGTCGCACCGGTCCCCGTCGCCGGGGCGACCCGCTCGAACATCGCGCTCGCCGAGGCGGACGGCGTCCTCACCAAAATCAACGCACCCGGGCCCGAACTCACCGCCGCCGAACAGGAGTCACTCCTGGAGACCGTACGGGAGCAGTCCCGCGACGCCGACTGGATCGCCTGCTGCGGCAGCCTGCCCCGCGGCCTCGCCCCCTCCTGGTACGCGGAACTGGTCGCCCGCGCCCACCGGGCGGGCACCCGCATCGCCCTGGACACCTCCGGACCGGCGCTGCTCGCGGCCCTGCGCGAACGGCCCGACGTCGTCAAGCCGAACGTCGAGGAACTCGCCGAGGCGGTCGGCCGCCCGCTCACCACGGTGGGCGACGCGGTCAAGGCCGCCGAAGAACTGCGGGAACTGGGCGCGCGGGCCGTACTGGCCTCCCTCGGCGCCGACGGGCAGTTGCTCGTCGCCGAGGACGGCACGTGGTTCGCGAGCGCCCGCGTCGACGTCGTACGCAGCAATGTGGGCGCGGGCGACTCCTCCCTCGCCGGATTCCTCATCGCCGGCGGCAGCGGACCCGGCGCGCTCGCCTCCGCCGTGGCGCACGGAGCGGCGGCCGTCCAACTGCCGGGCAGCGTGATGCCAGGCCCGGCGAACCTCGACCCGGACGCGGTGACGGTCACCGCGGAGATCCCGTCCGACCGCGTCCTGACGGAACCGGCGTCATGA
- a CDS encoding MFS transporter: MSETVPATAAKAPAPDSNRWKALAFIAIAQLMVVLDATIVNIALPSAQQDLGISDGNRQWVITAYALAFGGLLLFGGRIADLWGRKRTFVTGLIGFAGASALGGAATNEAMLLGSRALQGAFGALLAPAALSLLAVMFTDAKERAKAFGIYGAIAGGGGAVGLILGGFLTEYLNWRWTFFVNIPFAIVAATGAYFVIREPSGSRNRSPLDIPGVVLSTLGLVSLVYGFTRAESEGWGDSMTIGLFVVSALLLASFVFVESKVKAPLLPLRVITDRNRGGIYLSLGLAIIAMFGLFLFLTYYLQIVKGYSPVKTGFAFLPMIAGMITGSTQIGARLMTRVPARLLMGPGFLVAALGMLVLTQMEIGSSYATLFLPGMLLLGLGMGTAFMPAMSLATLGVEPRDSGVASAMVNTSQQVGGAIGTALLNTIAASATTAYVKDHIAGATTQSQQQLVQLQAQVHGYTNAIWFAVGILVAAAAIVFTLVNAHPADVASSDEAVDGVEDDLKVPVIAH; the protein is encoded by the coding sequence ATGTCTGAAACAGTCCCGGCCACCGCCGCCAAGGCGCCGGCTCCCGATTCCAACCGCTGGAAAGCGCTCGCGTTCATCGCGATCGCCCAGCTGATGGTCGTGCTCGACGCGACCATCGTAAACATCGCCCTTCCCTCGGCCCAGCAGGACCTCGGGATCTCCGACGGCAACCGGCAGTGGGTCATCACCGCCTACGCCCTCGCCTTCGGCGGACTCCTCCTGTTTGGTGGCCGCATAGCCGACCTGTGGGGCCGCAAGCGCACCTTCGTCACCGGTCTGATCGGCTTCGCCGGTGCGTCCGCCCTGGGCGGCGCCGCGACCAACGAGGCGATGCTCCTCGGCTCCCGCGCCCTGCAGGGTGCCTTCGGCGCGCTGCTCGCGCCCGCCGCGCTCTCCCTCCTGGCCGTGATGTTCACGGACGCCAAGGAGCGCGCCAAGGCGTTCGGCATCTACGGGGCGATCGCCGGTGGCGGTGGCGCCGTCGGCCTGATCCTCGGCGGATTCCTCACCGAGTACCTGAACTGGCGCTGGACGTTCTTCGTGAACATCCCGTTCGCGATCGTCGCCGCCACCGGTGCGTACTTCGTCATCCGTGAGCCGTCCGGCAGCCGCAACCGCTCGCCGCTCGACATCCCGGGCGTCGTCCTGTCCACCCTCGGTCTGGTCTCCCTGGTCTACGGCTTCACGCGCGCCGAGTCCGAGGGCTGGGGCGACTCCATGACGATCGGCCTGTTCGTCGTGTCGGCGCTGCTCCTCGCGTCCTTCGTCTTCGTCGAGTCCAAGGTCAAGGCCCCGCTGCTGCCCCTGCGCGTCATCACCGACCGCAACCGTGGCGGTATCTACCTCTCGCTCGGCCTCGCGATCATCGCGATGTTCGGTCTGTTCCTCTTCCTGACCTACTACCTGCAGATCGTGAAGGGCTACTCGCCGGTCAAGACCGGTTTCGCCTTCCTGCCGATGATCGCCGGTATGATCACGGGCTCCACGCAGATCGGCGCCCGTCTGATGACCCGCGTCCCGGCGCGACTGCTCATGGGCCCGGGCTTCCTGGTCGCCGCGCTCGGCATGCTGGTGCTGACCCAGATGGAGATCGGCTCCTCGTACGCGACCCTGTTCCTGCCGGGCATGCTGCTCCTCGGCCTCGGCATGGGTACGGCGTTCATGCCGGCCATGTCCCTGGCCACGCTGGGTGTCGAGCCGCGTGACTCCGGTGTCGCCTCCGCGATGGTCAACACCTCGCAGCAGGTCGGCGGCGCGATCGGTACGGCGCTGCTGAACACGATCGCCGCCTCGGCGACCACGGCGTACGTCAAGGACCACATCGCCGGTGCGACCACGCAGTCCCAGCAGCAGCTCGTGCAGCTGCAGGCGCAGGTGCACGGGTACACCAACGCGATCTGGTTCGCCGTGGGCATCCTCGTCGCGGCGGCGGCGATCGTCTTCACCCTCGTCAACGCCCACCCGGCCGACGTGGCGTCGTCCGACGAGGCCGTCGACGGGGTCGAGGACGACCTGAAGGTGCCGGTCATCGCCCACTAG
- a CDS encoding GNAT family N-acetyltransferase — MPSERTEVEVRPGVEADLGALTDIYNHYVLETPVTFDTAVFTPEERRPWLLSHPEDGPHRLMVAVETDSQRILGYATSSEFRPKPAYATSVAMTVYVAPGAGGRGIGTRLYEALFDALAGEDLHRAYAGIAQPNEASVRLHERFGFRYLGTYREAGRKFGRYWDVARYEKDL; from the coding sequence GTGCCGTCGGAACGTACAGAGGTCGAGGTCAGACCGGGAGTCGAGGCCGACCTCGGCGCGCTCACGGACATCTACAACCACTACGTCCTCGAGACGCCCGTCACCTTCGACACGGCGGTCTTCACCCCGGAGGAGCGACGTCCCTGGCTGCTCTCCCACCCTGAAGACGGCCCGCACCGGCTGATGGTTGCCGTGGAAACGGACTCACAGCGGATTCTGGGGTACGCCACGTCGAGCGAGTTCCGGCCGAAGCCCGCGTACGCGACGTCCGTGGCCATGACGGTCTACGTGGCTCCCGGCGCGGGCGGGCGGGGCATCGGCACGCGGCTCTACGAGGCCCTGTTCGACGCGCTCGCGGGCGAGGACCTCCACCGGGCGTACGCGGGGATCGCGCAGCCCAACGAGGCGTCCGTGCGGCTGCACGAGCGGTTCGGTTTCCGGTACCTCGGTACGTACCGGGAGGCGGGGCGGAAGTTCGGCCGGTACTGGGACGTGGCGCGGTACGAGAAGGATCTCTGA
- a CDS encoding DeoR/GlpR family DNA-binding transcription regulator produces the protein MYAPERQQEILRLARDGGRVDVVSLAEEFQVTAETIRRDLKALDRAGLLRRVHGGALPAGRLDFEPDLAERETTAADEKDRIAKAALAELPEEGTMILDAGTTVARLAGALPLEASLTVVTHSLPIAARLADHPGVQLHLIGGRVRHRTRAAVDAWALRAYAEIRADVVFLAANGFSAEHGLTTPDLAEAAVKRAALAAARRVVLLADSAKHGQEHFARFGGLGEVDLLITDSGLSPEDTTAIERGGTEVVRA, from the coding sequence ATGTACGCACCTGAGCGGCAGCAGGAGATCCTCCGGCTCGCACGTGACGGTGGACGCGTGGACGTCGTATCGCTGGCCGAGGAGTTCCAGGTCACGGCCGAGACCATCCGGCGGGACCTCAAGGCCCTCGACCGGGCGGGACTCCTGCGCCGCGTCCACGGCGGCGCCCTGCCGGCCGGGCGGCTCGACTTCGAGCCCGACCTCGCCGAGCGCGAGACCACCGCCGCCGACGAGAAGGACCGCATCGCCAAGGCGGCCCTCGCCGAACTGCCCGAAGAGGGCACGATGATCCTCGACGCGGGCACCACCGTCGCCCGCCTCGCCGGCGCCCTCCCGCTTGAGGCCTCGCTCACCGTCGTGACGCACAGCCTCCCCATCGCCGCCCGCCTCGCGGACCACCCCGGCGTCCAGCTCCACCTCATCGGCGGTCGCGTCCGGCACCGTACGCGCGCGGCCGTCGACGCCTGGGCGCTGCGGGCGTACGCGGAGATCCGCGCCGACGTGGTCTTCCTCGCCGCGAACGGCTTCTCCGCCGAACACGGCCTGACCACCCCCGATCTCGCCGAAGCCGCCGTGAAACGCGCCGCCCTCGCCGCGGCCCGCCGCGTGGTCCTGCTCGCCGACTCCGCGAAACACGGCCAGGAACACTTCGCGCGCTTCGGCGGCCTCGGCGAGGTGGACCTCCTGATCACCGACAGCGGGCTGAGCCCCGAAGACACCACCGCCATCGAACGCGGCGGCACGGAAGTAGTGCGCGCATGA
- a CDS encoding sigma-70 family RNA polymerase sigma factor yields the protein MATRAVARRKSASGETDAARSVRVVGGEIADRDLVGMYLDEIARTPLLDAAKEVELSQTIEAGVFARQLLDGVTTDTKVKASREELEALVAEAERAKDVFIKSNLRLVVAVARRYPRSGLPLLDLIQEGNAGLVRAVEKFDYRKGFKFSTYATWWIRQAITRSIADQSRTIRLPVHLVEELGRIRRVQREFNREHGRDPEPTEIAAELDTKPERVVDVLDWARDPVSLNMAVDDDGDTQFGDLLEDTSAVSPEQSVLTLLRSEELDDLIGRLDQRTASIIKMRYGIEDGRERTLTEVGKEHGLTRERIRQIEKHALMELKKLARSTGFDAAA from the coding sequence ATGGCAACCCGTGCCGTCGCCCGTCGTAAGTCCGCCTCCGGCGAGACCGACGCGGCACGCAGTGTTCGCGTCGTAGGCGGCGAGATCGCCGACCGCGACCTGGTCGGCATGTATCTCGACGAGATAGCGCGTACACCGCTGCTCGACGCCGCCAAGGAGGTCGAGCTGTCGCAGACCATCGAGGCCGGCGTCTTCGCGCGGCAGCTTCTCGACGGGGTGACCACCGACACGAAGGTGAAGGCGTCCCGCGAGGAGCTCGAAGCGCTGGTCGCCGAGGCCGAGCGGGCCAAGGACGTCTTCATCAAGTCGAACCTCCGCCTGGTCGTCGCGGTGGCCCGCCGCTACCCCCGCAGCGGCCTGCCGCTGCTGGACCTGATCCAGGAGGGGAACGCGGGCCTGGTGCGCGCGGTCGAGAAGTTCGACTACCGCAAGGGCTTCAAGTTCTCGACGTACGCCACCTGGTGGATCCGTCAGGCCATCACCCGGTCCATCGCGGACCAGTCCCGCACCATCCGGCTCCCCGTCCACCTGGTGGAGGAGCTGGGCCGGATCCGCCGTGTGCAGCGCGAGTTCAACCGCGAGCACGGCCGCGATCCGGAGCCCACGGAGATCGCGGCGGAGCTGGACACCAAGCCGGAGCGCGTCGTCGACGTCCTCGACTGGGCCCGCGACCCGGTCTCGCTGAACATGGCGGTGGACGACGACGGCGACACCCAGTTCGGTGACCTGCTTGAGGACACCTCGGCCGTGTCGCCCGAGCAGTCCGTGCTGACGCTGCTGCGCAGCGAGGAGCTGGACGACCTCATAGGCCGCCTCGACCAGCGCACCGCCTCGATCATCAAGATGCGGTACGGGATCGAGGACGGCCGGGAGCGCACGCTGACCGAGGTCGGCAAGGAGCACGGCCTCACCCGTGAGCGCATCCGCCAGATCGAGAAGCACGCGCTGATGGAACTGAAGAAGCTGGCCCGGTCCACGGGGTTCGACGCCGCGGCGTAG
- a CDS encoding MarR family winged helix-turn-helix transcriptional regulator, translating into MNTAPADEPRWLSDEEQRTWRAFMHATTLLEDHLDRQLQRDAGMPHIYYGLLVQLVDAPQRRLRMTELAMKAKITRSRLSHAIARLEKNGWVRREDCPSDKRGQFAVLTDEGYAVLERVAPGHVAAVRQALFDRLTPEQQKALGEAMLLIAEGLQPEGAGADLPWLR; encoded by the coding sequence ATGAACACGGCACCCGCTGACGAGCCGCGCTGGCTCAGTGACGAGGAACAGCGCACCTGGCGTGCGTTCATGCACGCGACCACGCTTCTTGAGGACCATCTCGACCGGCAGCTGCAGCGTGACGCGGGCATGCCGCACATCTACTACGGCCTGCTGGTGCAGCTGGTCGACGCGCCGCAGCGGCGATTGCGGATGACCGAACTGGCGATGAAGGCGAAGATCACGCGGTCTCGGCTCTCGCATGCGATCGCGCGACTGGAGAAGAACGGGTGGGTGCGGCGGGAGGACTGCCCGTCCGACAAGCGGGGGCAGTTCGCCGTTCTGACGGACGAGGGGTACGCCGTGCTCGAGCGGGTCGCTCCCGGGCATGTGGCCGCGGTGCGGCAGGCGCTGTTCGACCGGCTCACGCCCGAGCAGCAGAAGGCGCTCGGGGAGGCGATGCTGCTCATCGCGGAGGGCCTTCAGCCGGAGGGGGCGGGGGCGGACCTCCCCTGGCTGCGGTAG
- a CDS encoding dioxygenase family protein, which yields MSVATEEHPAVERMPALYLSHGAPPLADDPVWPGQLAAWSADLLRPKAILMVSAHWEEAPLALGATAPVPLVYDFWGFPEHYYKVRYDAPGAPALAESVRKLLRAPGTPVQDIPDRGLDHGAYVPLVEMFPEADIPVLQISMPTLDPGRLMDIGRKLAPLRDEGVLIVGSGFFTHNLAALRQGGIPGWSAEFDAWGHQALDSGDVDGLLDFLHKSPAGQLAHPRTEHFAPLFVTMGAADAAGDLASQRSVIDGFWLGLAKRSVQYG from the coding sequence ATGTCCGTTGCCACCGAGGAACACCCCGCCGTGGAGCGCATGCCCGCCCTCTACCTCTCCCACGGCGCCCCGCCCCTGGCCGACGACCCGGTCTGGCCCGGCCAGCTCGCCGCCTGGTCCGCCGACCTCCTGCGCCCCAAGGCGATCCTGATGGTCTCCGCGCACTGGGAGGAGGCCCCGCTCGCCCTCGGCGCCACCGCCCCCGTCCCGCTGGTCTACGACTTCTGGGGCTTCCCCGAGCACTACTACAAGGTGCGGTACGACGCCCCGGGCGCCCCCGCCCTCGCGGAGTCCGTCCGCAAGCTGCTGCGCGCCCCCGGCACGCCGGTCCAGGACATCCCGGACCGCGGCCTGGACCACGGCGCGTACGTCCCGCTCGTGGAGATGTTCCCCGAGGCCGACATCCCGGTCCTGCAGATCTCCATGCCCACGCTGGACCCCGGCCGTCTCATGGACATAGGCCGCAAGCTCGCCCCCCTGCGCGACGAGGGCGTCCTCATCGTCGGCTCCGGCTTCTTCACCCACAACCTCGCCGCCCTCCGCCAGGGCGGCATCCCCGGCTGGTCCGCCGAGTTCGACGCCTGGGGTCACCAGGCGCTCGACTCCGGGGACGTGGACGGCCTCCTCGATTTCCTCCACAAGTCCCCGGCCGGGCAGCTGGCCCACCCGCGCACGGAGCACTTCGCCCCGCTGTTCGTGACCATGGGGGCGGCGGACGCCGCCGGTGACCTGGCATCCCAACGGTCCGTGATCGACGGCTTCTGGCTGGGCCTGGCCAAGCGCTCGGTGCAGTACGGCTGA
- a CDS encoding MFS transporter has protein sequence MTSPSSTPAPPAPEAPTDRRRWYALAIVMTAAFMDLVDVTIVNIAIPSIQRDAGATFSQIQWITAGYALAFAAGLITGGRLGDIHGRKRLFLIGIGGFTLASALCGFAVNPDMLVASRILQGAMAALMVPQVLSIVHATFPAHERGKVFGLFGAIVGLGAVSGPLLGALLTEWNLFGLEWRPIFLINLPVGIAGLILGQKFITESKAPRALKLDLVGVALVTLGLLMLLYPLIRGRELDWPAWGYVSMGGSLVVLGALVAYERRKAARDGSPLVELSLFKVKSFAAGIAVQTVFGIGLGIFFLIWTLYMQTGLGWSPLRAGLTGVPFSIAVSLAAGLSVQQLVPRFGRKVLQAGALTMAAGVLLYIWESERYGLSIAPWQMALPLIVMGLGMGLIVAPLTDAVLSEVPREHAGSASGLINTVQQMGNALGLALVSVVFFGAMPDRPTPSEVGPAFVDAFQHAMVWVVAVMTVIFLLMSALPKRPAQHVEGAEPGEGAPGAASALTLADDQEPELVG, from the coding sequence ATGACCTCGCCAAGCAGCACCCCCGCACCCCCCGCCCCGGAGGCCCCCACGGACCGCCGTCGCTGGTACGCCCTGGCCATCGTCATGACGGCCGCCTTCATGGACCTGGTCGACGTGACGATCGTCAACATCGCGATCCCCTCGATCCAGCGGGACGCCGGCGCCACGTTCAGCCAGATCCAGTGGATCACCGCCGGCTACGCGCTCGCCTTCGCCGCGGGCCTGATCACCGGCGGACGCCTGGGCGACATCCACGGCCGCAAGCGCCTCTTCCTCATCGGCATCGGCGGCTTCACCCTCGCGTCCGCGCTCTGCGGCTTCGCGGTGAACCCGGACATGCTCGTCGCCTCCCGCATCCTCCAGGGCGCGATGGCCGCGCTGATGGTCCCGCAGGTCCTGTCGATCGTGCACGCCACCTTCCCGGCGCACGAACGCGGCAAGGTCTTCGGCCTGTTCGGCGCGATCGTGGGCCTCGGCGCGGTCTCCGGCCCCCTCCTGGGTGCGCTGCTCACCGAGTGGAACCTCTTCGGCCTGGAGTGGCGGCCGATCTTCCTCATCAACCTCCCCGTGGGCATCGCGGGCCTGATCCTCGGTCAGAAGTTCATCACCGAGTCCAAGGCTCCCCGCGCCCTGAAGCTCGACCTCGTCGGCGTCGCCCTGGTCACCCTCGGCCTGCTGATGCTGCTCTACCCGCTGATCCGCGGTCGCGAGCTGGACTGGCCGGCCTGGGGGTACGTGTCGATGGGCGGCTCCCTCGTCGTCCTCGGGGCGCTGGTGGCGTACGAGAGGCGCAAGGCGGCGCGTGACGGTTCGCCGCTCGTCGAACTCTCCCTGTTCAAGGTGAAGAGCTTCGCGGCGGGCATCGCCGTCCAGACCGTCTTCGGGATCGGTCTGGGCATCTTCTTCCTGATCTGGACGCTCTACATGCAGACGGGCCTCGGCTGGAGTCCGCTGCGGGCCGGCCTGACGGGCGTACCGTTCTCGATCGCGGTGTCCCTCGCGGCCGGGCTCTCCGTGCAGCAGCTGGTACCGCGGTTCGGCCGGAAGGTGCTGCAGGCGGGCGCGCTCACCATGGCCGCCGGTGTGCTGCTCTACATCTGGGAGTCCGAGCGGTACGGCCTGTCCATCGCCCCCTGGCAGATGGCGCTCCCGCTGATCGTGATGGGCCTCGGCATGGGCCTGATCGTGGCCCCGCTGACGGACGCGGTCCTCTCCGAGGTGCCGCGCGAGCACGCCGGTTCGGCGTCCGGCCTGATCAACACCGTCCAGCAGATGGGCAACGCCCTCGGCCTCGCCCTGGTCTCCGTCGTCTTCTTCGGCGCGATGCCCGACCGGCCGACCCCGTCGGAGGTCGGCCCCGCGTTCGTCGACGCCTTCCAGCACGCGATGGTCTGGGTGGTCGCCGTGATGACGGTCATCTTCCTCCTGATGTCCGCCCTCCCGAAGCGCCCGGCCCAGCACGTGGAGGGGGCGGAGCCGGGGGAGGGCGCGCCCGGAGCGGCGAGTGCGCTCACCCTCGCTGACGACCAGGAGCCCGAACTCGTCGGCTGA